The following DNA comes from Dehalococcoidales bacterium.
CCTCTTCCTCCAGCTTGTCCGCAGGTACTGCCCTGTTGACCAGTCCAATACGTGCCGCTTCATTACCATCAATGATTCGCTGGGTCAGGAGCATTTCCTTGGCTTTTCGAAAACCGAGGTAGGTTATCCACAGCGGCATACTGTCGACACCACCCCGGCCGACAGGGTGTCCGAGGAGAGCATCATCAGCGGCAATAGCTATATCGCACAGCATCTCCAGATAGCACCCCGCGGCGAGACAGTAGCCATGCACCTGGGCGATGACAGGCTTGGGCAGATTCATAATCCTCAGGTACCGTTCACTGATGCCCCGTAAAGTACTGAGGGCATTGCTGACAGTCCACTGTTCATGCCCCTCAGGAACGCTGATGTAGTAGCTCCCTTTGAGGTCCCATCCGGTGCAGAAAGCCCTCCCTTCACCGCACAGGATGACAACCCTCACTTCAGGGTCATCCTCAGCCTGACCAAAGGCGGTAATCAGGTCGTCCCACAAGGCATGGCTCAGGGCGTTCATCTTGTTGCCCCGGTTCATGGTAATCCTGGCAATATTGTCCTTGACTTCGTAGATGATGTTCTCCAGTTCCATAATAGCTCCTCCCTGTTTCTTATATTATTAACGCGAACTGCGGGTTAATAAATGATAGCGCAAAAGGCCCCCTCTGGCAAACAGGTGTACTCGTCCATTACACTAGTGATACTTCGTATTCATACTCACTGTCATTGCTTCGCTTCGCTCGCAATGACATCCCTCGAGATAGAGTGCACCCGTATGTGCATCAGAGTGTTAGCTGTCTATCTGAACTAGAGCAGCAACAACGGCGCCCGTCTGCAGGAATGGCAACGAAGCACTTGCCTGCCTTTTATCACAAACCGAATGTTCCGGCAGGTTGCTTTGCATACGCAATTTACCCGTAGTACAATAAGCTGTAGTTACAGAACAGCGACATGGAAGGTGTGCAGACAGAATGGCGAAACGGCAAAAGGCGAAGAATATCGGCGAGCTCAAAGCCTCCGGCTACAAGCCGGTCTCAATAAAAGAGGAAATGAGGCACAACCTGATAACCTCCATCAGGAAGAAGACGGATATATTTCCCGGAATTATCGGCTATGAGCACAGCGTGATTCCCCAGGTCCAGAATGCGGTAATGTCCGGGCAGGATATCATCTTCCTCGGTGAGCGCGGTCAGGCGAAGTCGCGTATCATGAGGTCGCTGATTGCCCTGCTGAACAAAGAAGTTCCGGTCATCCAGGGGTGTGAGATAAACGACGACCCCCTGATGCCGATATGCCGGTACTGCCGCAACCGGGTGGCCGAAGAGGGAGATGCCACTCCGATTGACTGGCTGCCGCGAGAGGAGCGTTACGGTGAGAAGCTGGCCACGCCGGACATCTCAATAGCCGACCTTATCGGGGATGTCGACCCCATCAAGGTCGCCGAAGGCAGGTACCTTTCCGACGAACTGGCCATCCATTATGGCCTGATACCCAGGACCAACAGGGGCATATTCTGTATCAACGAGCTGCCGGACCTCGCGGAACGCCTGCAGGTGGGCCTCTTTAATTTAATGGAGGAACGGGACATCCAGATACGGGGCTACCGTATCCGGCTCCCCCTGGACATGTTCCTGGTAGCCAGCGCCAACCCGGAAGATTATACCAACCGGGGACGCATAATTACGCCGCTGAAGGACAGGTTCGGCGCCCAGGCAAGGACTCACTACCCGGTTAACATCGAGGACGAGATAACCATCATGGACATGGAGCGGCGGCAGTTCGGCGAAGATGAAGTCGAGAGCTACACTCCCCCGTACATGAAGGAGATAATCGCTGAGGTCACCCACCTGGGCAGGAAGAGCCCGGATATCAACCAGCGCTCCGGTGTCAGTGTCCGGGTATCAATTGCCAACTACGAGACAATAATCTCCAACGCCACCCGGCGGGCGGTGACCCTCGGAGAGAAGCTGGCCGTGCCCCGCATCACGGACCTCCCCCACATCTACTCATCCACTGGCTCCAAGATAGAGCTGGAGGGATTCGAGGATACCAAAGAGGGCAAGCTAATCGACGACCTCATCAGGAAAGCAGTACTTAATGTTTTCAACCGGCACTATCGGTTGAGCAACCTGGAAACGCTGATTACCCAGTTCAGTGAGGGGTTCAGCGTAGAGGTCTCCGACATGATGCCGGCCAAGGCTTACGTGCGTATCGCCAAGGAGATTATCGGTCTCCTCGAGGCTCTCAAGACAGTCGCTGACTCCGAGAGGCCGGAGGAAATAGCGTCTGCCGCCGAGTTCGTCTTTGAGGGGTGCCACGTGAATAAACGACTGAATAAAGCCCGGCAAGACGGCAAGACCATCTATCGGAGCTAGCATGAGTATCTTCCGTTACTCAGAGTGGGACGGGACACAGGAGTTCCTTGACTTCGACCATGAAGAGCTCATGGACGAGTTGGCGCGTAACCTCATGCAAGACGGCAGCATGTCCTATGCCCTCTGGAAGATGCAACGCCAGGGTATGAGGGACAGTCAGGGTAGACGTCTCCCCGGCCTGCAGGATTTGCTGCAACGACTACGCCAGAAAAAACAATCTCAACTCGATAAGTACAAGCTCGGTTCCGTAATGGACGAAATCCAGAAAAAGCTGGAGGACGTGGTCAGGACCGAACGGCAGGGCATCCAGAAAAGGCTGGACGAAGCCAGGCAGAAGGTCGAAAAGGGTGCCGAGGGCGTGGGCGAGGAACTAGGACAGAAGCTGCTCAAGAGAATCGAGGACATGGCTGCCCAGAACCTGGAGAAGCTGGACAGTCTGCCCAAAGACGTCGGTGGCCAGGTGAAGGAGCTTACCGACTACGACTTCATGGACGATGAGGCGCGGCAGAAGTTCCAGGAACTGATTGACATGCTCAAGCAACACGCCATGCAGTCCTACACCCGCGACCTTACCGAGAAGCTGAAGGAAATGGACCCGGAGACCCTGGCTAACCTGCGGCACTTCGCGGAAGCGATAAACCAGATGCTGGAGCAGCGCATGAGGGGGGAGGAGCCGGACTTCGAGAAATTCATGGAGCAGTTCGGCGACTTCTTCGGTCCCAACCCACCGCAGAGTCTCGATGAGCTTATTGAGCGTCTCCAGAGGCAAATGGCACAGGCACAATCTCTGCTGGACAGTATGTCGGCGGAAGACCGGGATTCGCTGGACAGTCTGCTGCGCTCAATGCTGGATGAAGCCACCC
Coding sequences within:
- a CDS encoding enoyl-CoA hydratase/isomerase family protein yields the protein MELENIIYEVKDNIARITMNRGNKMNALSHALWDDLITAFGQAEDDPEVRVVILCGEGRAFCTGWDLKGSYYISVPEGHEQWTVSNALSTLRGISERYLRIMNLPKPVIAQVHGYCLAAGCYLEMLCDIAIAADDALLGHPVGRGGVDSMPLWITYLGFRKAKEMLLTQRIIDGNEAARIGLVNRAVPADKLEEEVWNLAKTLAEAPPDAIAVQKEAFNTHAEIMGRGALFAYHRQLNALGRVGRSGPGLDLDASRRGTKEQQT